One Plasmodium knowlesi strain H genome assembly, chromosome: 10 genomic window carries:
- a CDS encoding SNARE protein, putative: MDLWDKDYEKAIQIGKEIKKILKKNEKDKKKAKNRAILRGKITEFNQTVRFLQHQLNNDYIKNDKLYSRNESKYKDKICTLEKMKIDIMNLYEDFASTNEEDAAFNINMDFLNDLDNENGSYLNDLNREELLLKQQNLMKLQDEQLSFLEGTTHNLKNISYNINNELRVHNELLDDIDRDVDETNNLLSRNRNIFERVTNNTSNYFLYVIIAVLTTSLVLFIIIL; encoded by the exons atggattTGTGGGACAAAGACTATGAGAAGGCAATACAAATagggaaggaaattaaaaagatattaaaaaaaaatgaaaaggataaaaagaaggcaaaaaacAGGGCTATTCTAAGAGGGAAAATAACGGAATTTAATCAAACCGTCAGATTTCTGCAGCATCAGCTAAATAAtgattatataaaaaatgacaaactGTACAGCAGAAACGAATCTAAGTATAAGGACAAAATATGCACCctagagaaaatgaaaatagaTATAATGAATTTGTATGAGGATTTCGCTTCGACTAATGAGGAG GATGCTGCATTCAACATAAACATGGATTTCCTAAACGACCTGGACAACGAAAATGGCTCATATTTGAACGATTTAAACAGGGAGGAGCTACTCCTGAAGCAACAGAATTTGATGAAGTTGCAGGATGAGCAACTGAGTTTTTTAGAAGGCACTACGCACAACTTAAAAAATATCAGCTACAACATAAACAACGAATTGCGAGTACATAATGAACTGTTGGATGATATAGACAGGGATGTTGATGAGACGAACAATTTGCTTAGCAGGAACAGAAACATTTTCGAAAGAGTAACAAATAATACgagtaattattttttgtatgtaaTTATCGCTGTGTTGACAACGTCACTTGTGCTTTTCATAATTATTCTCTAG